One Thermoanaerobacter pseudethanolicus ATCC 33223 DNA window includes the following coding sequences:
- a CDS encoding PilN domain-containing protein, translating to MKDINLIPAELKEQKMRRKKQISRLFFVFVLTTVIFALIAFPLVYINKLYQDLKYADNELGKFKDISQLQQNVKDLSAYIEKKKSLIEKLKKQKVDAVGILQNLASNIPEKVSIDSLKYEKNILEIDGQALSESDIAAFMLNLRSISYVEDVKVISVDLTDKGLLKYVLQVKIKVVS from the coding sequence TTGAAGGATATAAACCTCATACCAGCTGAACTAAAGGAACAAAAAATGCGAAGAAAAAAACAAATATCCCGTCTTTTTTTTGTGTTTGTTTTAACCACCGTTATTTTTGCCTTAATAGCTTTTCCACTGGTATATATCAATAAATTGTATCAAGACTTAAAATACGCAGATAATGAATTAGGTAAATTTAAAGACATTTCTCAGTTGCAGCAAAATGTAAAAGATTTATCCGCTTATATAGAAAAGAAGAAAAGCTTAATAGAAAAATTGAAAAAGCAAAAAGTGGATGCAGTAGGTATATTGCAAAATTTAGCCTCAAATATACCTGAAAAAGTATCTATTGATTCTTTGAAATATGAGAAAAATATTTTGGAAATAGATGGACAAGCACTTTCAGAATCTGATATAGCAGCTTTTATGCTTAACCTAAGAAGTATAAGTTATGTAGAAGATGTGAAAGTGATATCGGTGGATTTGACAGATAAAGGCCTTCTAAAATATGTTTTACAAGTAAAAATCAAGGTGGTATCATAG
- the pilM gene encoding type IV pilus assembly protein PilM — MLGIEIGNFNTKLLIGEKKNKFFGKRLMINTPSNVITNGKIIDINSLADVINETLKRNNIKEKQVCFTISSSNNIIRDLELPLMKEDEVEKALYYEIEQYILDTENYVIDYRYLPNIAEKNKTIRVLIASSPKDIIEKYVKLAEMLKLKVEAIDIYSNSIYKACKKVNLAEGIVAVVDIGAAVTNVTVIDSGIYIFSRSIEFGGNRITQIIANAFNIDFQAAEEYKRAKKFIGEENYKDIEDTILLSFSEVFQQLSRIFDFYYATYHKNIQKIIMLGGTSKLLGLREYVEDYFRIPTFVIETEDYLYFLPVYGCLLRGE, encoded by the coding sequence ATGCTTGGAATTGAAATAGGAAATTTTAATACAAAATTATTAATTGGAGAAAAAAAGAATAAATTTTTTGGTAAAAGGTTAATGATAAATACGCCTTCTAATGTGATAACTAATGGTAAAATTATTGATATAAATTCATTGGCAGATGTAATTAATGAGACTTTGAAAAGGAACAATATCAAAGAAAAACAAGTGTGTTTTACTATTTCCAGCTCAAATAATATAATAAGGGATTTAGAATTGCCATTAATGAAAGAAGATGAAGTCGAAAAGGCCTTATACTATGAGATTGAGCAATACATCCTTGACACTGAAAATTATGTAATAGATTATAGATATTTACCTAATATTGCAGAGAAAAATAAAACGATTAGAGTACTGATTGCCTCTTCTCCTAAGGATATAATAGAAAAATATGTTAAATTAGCAGAGATGTTAAAATTAAAAGTAGAAGCCATTGATATTTATAGCAATTCAATTTATAAAGCTTGTAAAAAGGTGAATTTAGCTGAAGGAATAGTAGCAGTTGTAGATATAGGGGCTGCTGTTACCAATGTGACAGTGATTGATAGTGGTATTTATATTTTTAGCAGAAGTATAGAGTTTGGTGGCAATAGAATTACACAAATAATTGCGAATGCCTTTAATATAGATTTTCAAGCAGCAGAAGAATATAAAAGGGCAAAAAAATTTATTGGAGAAGAAAACTATAAGGATATAGAAGATACTATACTTTTATCCTTTTCGGAAGTGTTTCAACAGCTAAGCAGAATATTTGACTTTTATTATGCCACATATCATAAAAATATACAAAAAATTATCATGTTAGGTGGTACTTCTAAACTTTTAGGATTGAGAGAATACGTGGAAGATTATTTTAGGATACCTACTTTTGTGATAGAAACAGAAGATTATTTATACTTTTTACCTGTTTATGGATGCCTTTTAAGGGGGGAATAG
- a CDS encoding type 4a pilus biogenesis protein PilO encodes MKLTRRERVLIYFAVILGFFALYYQYYLTPKILEIRNLSIELKNKRQILEQVTALNNKNLREGLDKQQTQLKELSMILPEERDIEIFLFNLQQMVNDTGVKTKSLTFENQDQSQKETSNVKKEDFVTIPVNITVSGNYDEIIAFLKEIQNSKRLCNIQSFSIEKDQNQQNLLLTLQIFIYSMKDSGGTSIPIDFLKGKSNPFKSLYDDTRSEQSNNVDQPSASQSPQNIDVNKVITDTIEKVLKEKIPSLP; translated from the coding sequence ATGAAGCTTACAAGAAGAGAAAGAGTATTAATTTACTTTGCTGTCATACTCGGATTTTTTGCACTTTATTATCAATATTATTTAACTCCCAAAATTTTAGAAATACGAAATTTATCTATTGAATTAAAAAATAAAAGACAAATTTTAGAACAAGTAACTGCTTTAAACAATAAAAATTTAAGAGAAGGTTTAGACAAGCAACAAACTCAACTAAAGGAATTAAGCATGATTTTACCAGAAGAAAGGGATATAGAAATTTTTCTTTTTAATTTACAACAAATGGTCAATGATACAGGTGTAAAGACAAAAAGCTTAACTTTTGAAAACCAAGATCAAAGTCAAAAAGAAACTAGTAATGTGAAAAAAGAAGATTTTGTGACAATACCCGTAAATATTACTGTTTCAGGTAATTACGATGAGATTATAGCTTTTCTAAAGGAAATACAAAATTCTAAGAGACTTTGTAACATTCAAAGTTTCTCTATTGAAAAAGACCAAAATCAGCAAAACCTTCTTTTGACTCTACAGATCTTTATTTATTCAATGAAAGACAGTGGTGGTACTTCAATACCGATAGATTTTTTAAAAGGTAAAAGTAACCCTTTCAAGTCTCTGTATGATGATACCAGAAGTGAACAATCAAATAATGTAGACCAGCCTTCTGCTTCTCAATCTCCTCAAAACATAGATGTAAATAAGGTAATAACTGATACTATAGAAAAAGTTTTAAAAGAGAAAATACCTTCATTGCCTTAG
- a CDS encoding PilW family protein: MVVRKEEGFTLIELIVTLAILGIVIGVYSSLYYSGYKSFSSTQNSVDVEQNVRFAMNYIVSLLEKGPSEVEIIDNGCGLSIKKVLTDRGYRDYTITLEKPILYTRIKESDTDSRGSKLQLAVNIYDFKVTKKPNSNMINIQIIGQSDDKGSNRFSLSTDVFLRKSGINVQ, encoded by the coding sequence ATAGTGGTGAGAAAAGAAGAGGGATTTACCCTTATTGAACTTATTGTGACATTGGCAATATTGGGGATTGTGATAGGGGTTTATTCATCTTTATATTATTCGGGGTACAAGTCATTTTCAAGCACACAAAATAGTGTAGATGTGGAACAAAATGTAAGGTTTGCTATGAATTATATTGTATCTTTATTAGAAAAAGGGCCTTCTGAAGTCGAAATTATTGATAATGGCTGTGGTCTATCGATAAAAAAAGTATTAACAGATAGAGGGTATCGTGATTATACAATAACGCTAGAAAAACCTATTCTTTATACCCGTATCAAAGAATCTGACACAGACAGTAGAGGTAGCAAGCTTCAATTAGCTGTCAATATTTATGATTTTAAGGTGACTAAAAAACCTAACAGCAACATGATAAATATCCAAATAATTGGACAAAGCGATGATAAGGGGTCAAACAGGTTTTCTCTTTCTACAGATGTTTTTTTAAGGAAGAGTGGTATAAATGTTCAATGA
- the gspE gene encoding type II secretion system ATPase GspE, whose protein sequence is MAKKKLGELLLEVGLITEEQLKHAIEVQNKTGEKLGKVLIKLGYVTESQILEALEFQLGIPHVDLQKYYIDPDVAKLIPEAVAKRHTIIPIKKDEDGILVAMADPLNIFALDDVRIITKQNVKPLIASEGSILKAIDRIYGREQAEKAVQDFKKEFQSESQEELPDEILEEVQNAPAVRFVNSIIEQAIKNRASDIHIEPTEKDLRIRFRIDGQLTEAMRTIKSTHAPVVTRVKIMANMNIAERRLPQDGRFDFTTGGKNIDIRVSSLPTVFGEKLVLRLLDKENFIMTKEQLGFEEEDLVLFDKLIKRPNGIVLLTGPTGSGKTTTLYAMLRELNKPNINIITVEDPVEYSLEGINQVQVNEKAGLTFATALRSILRQDPDIIMIGEIRDTETAEIAIRSAITGHLVLSTLHTNDAAGAVTRLVDMGIEPYLVSSSVVGVIAQRLARKICDNCRISYKASKGEKELLGISENEDITLYKGRGCPVCNKTGYRGRIPIYEIMTVTSDIRELINAKVSSDVIGAQAVKNGMKTLRESAKRLVLQGKTTIDEMIRLTYEE, encoded by the coding sequence ATGGCCAAGAAAAAGCTAGGGGAGCTTTTACTTGAGGTAGGGCTTATAACAGAAGAACAATTAAAGCACGCAATAGAAGTTCAAAACAAAACAGGAGAAAAGTTAGGAAAAGTTCTTATTAAATTGGGGTATGTTACAGAAAGCCAAATACTAGAGGCTTTAGAATTTCAATTAGGTATTCCACATGTAGATTTGCAAAAATACTATATTGATCCCGATGTAGCAAAATTAATTCCTGAAGCCGTTGCTAAAAGACATACTATTATTCCTATAAAAAAAGATGAAGATGGTATATTGGTAGCAATGGCAGACCCTCTGAATATTTTTGCACTAGATGATGTGAGAATCATTACGAAACAAAATGTAAAGCCTTTAATTGCTTCTGAAGGAAGCATCTTAAAAGCCATAGATAGAATTTACGGAAGAGAACAGGCAGAAAAAGCAGTACAGGATTTTAAAAAGGAGTTTCAAAGTGAAAGTCAAGAAGAGCTGCCAGATGAGATTCTTGAAGAAGTACAAAACGCGCCTGCTGTACGCTTTGTAAATTCTATAATTGAGCAGGCAATAAAAAATAGGGCTTCAGATATTCACATTGAACCTACTGAAAAAGACCTTAGAATTCGATTTAGGATAGATGGACAATTAACAGAAGCTATGAGGACTATAAAAAGTACCCATGCCCCTGTTGTGACAAGAGTAAAAATTATGGCTAATATGAACATCGCTGAAAGAAGACTTCCTCAAGATGGCAGATTTGATTTTACTACAGGTGGTAAAAATATTGACATAAGAGTTTCTTCGTTGCCCACTGTTTTTGGAGAGAAATTGGTATTGAGGCTTTTAGACAAGGAAAATTTTATAATGACAAAGGAGCAATTAGGTTTTGAAGAAGAGGATCTGGTGCTCTTTGATAAACTTATCAAAAGGCCTAATGGCATTGTGCTTTTGACTGGTCCTACAGGTAGTGGGAAAACCACCACTCTTTATGCAATGCTGAGAGAGCTTAACAAACCCAATATTAATATAATAACTGTTGAGGACCCTGTTGAGTATTCCCTTGAGGGAATAAACCAGGTACAAGTTAATGAAAAGGCAGGCCTTACCTTTGCGACTGCTCTTAGGTCAATTTTGAGGCAAGACCCTGATATAATTATGATTGGAGAAATTAGAGATACTGAAACTGCTGAGATAGCTATTCGCTCTGCCATAACAGGGCACTTAGTCCTTTCCACTTTGCATACAAATGATGCGGCGGGAGCGGTGACTAGGCTTGTAGATATGGGTATAGAGCCTTATCTTGTGTCTTCTTCTGTAGTAGGGGTTATTGCTCAGAGATTGGCGAGAAAAATATGTGATAACTGTAGAATTTCTTATAAAGCTTCCAAAGGCGAAAAAGAGCTATTGGGAATTTCAGAAAATGAAGACATTACTTTATACAAGGGGAGAGGGTGCCCTGTTTGTAATAAAACAGGCTATAGGGGAAGAATTCCTATATATGAGATAATGACTGTTACTTCTGATATTAGAGAGCTTATAAATGCTAAGGTTTCCTCTGATGTTATTGGAGCTCAGGCTGTAAAAAATGGCATGAAAACTTTACGAGAAAGTGCTAAAAGACTTGTATTACAAGGAAAAACTACAATTGATGAAATGATAAGACTAACTTACGAGGAATGA
- a CDS encoding competence type IV pilus major pilin ComGC, which yields MEWFVKALNKDERGFTLIELIVVIAILGILAAIAVPRVTTSLSNAKANADIANAQIIGQAAERYYIETGNTTTDIQDLVDAGYLNKVPKTSSGGDFTLTMDSNGKAIVKDSNGKQLYPEVK from the coding sequence ATGGAATGGTTTGTAAAAGCATTAAACAAGGATGAAAGAGGTTTTACATTAATTGAATTGATTGTTGTCATTGCAATTTTAGGTATATTGGCAGCCATTGCAGTGCCAAGAGTGACAACTTCATTGTCAAATGCTAAGGCTAATGCCGATATAGCGAACGCACAAATTATTGGGCAAGCGGCTGAGAGATACTACATAGAAACAGGTAACACAACCACTGATATACAAGATCTAGTCGATGCAGGATATTTGAATAAAGTACCAAAGACGTCAAGTGGGGGTGATTTTACACTTACTATGGATAGTAACGGTAAAGCAATAGTTAAAGATTCTAATGGTAAACAGCTTTATCCAGAAGTAAAATAG
- a CDS encoding late competence development ComFB family protein → MQLKNYMEDAVEQMMDRVLKDLDVCKCDRCRMDIKALALNNLPPKYVVSEEGELYVKTNELVRQFEVDIIKAITMAAIKVNNNKRH, encoded by the coding sequence ATGCAACTTAAAAATTACATGGAAGACGCTGTTGAGCAGATGATGGACAGGGTTTTAAAAGACCTGGACGTTTGTAAGTGTGACAGGTGTAGGATGGACATAAAAGCTTTAGCCCTTAACAATTTGCCTCCGAAATATGTTGTATCAGAAGAAGGAGAACTGTATGTAAAGACAAACGAGTTAGTCAGGCAATTTGAGGTAGACATAATAAAAGCCATAACAATGGCTGCTATTAAAGTGAATAACAATAAGCGCCATTAG
- a CDS encoding pilus assembly PilX N-terminal domain-containing protein: MFNDRGSALIFTLMVILILTVLAVAILEVTITNYKISHAYANSISATYAAEAGLERVKNEFTIALSDAYQGKGKGKGKGEFWINVVENKNTTKIQYKKDAKNLLSESFGLDIPVGEWISLGDAGQEYKIDSIEIDPPSIEVFENEGEQVLTYKVRVWTEGRMNKIVRYGYAEITFNINVNITKMGSDKSANYKVILSGNASQSPPIVDKWIIDSIPQTQ, from the coding sequence ATGTTCAATGACAGAGGTTCTGCCTTAATTTTTACTTTAATGGTAATTTTGATTCTCACAGTTTTAGCTGTAGCGATTTTAGAAGTAACTATTACCAATTACAAAATTTCTCATGCTTATGCAAATTCTATATCAGCCACTTATGCAGCAGAAGCTGGCCTTGAACGAGTAAAAAATGAATTTACTATAGCTTTATCAGATGCTTATCAAGGAAAAGGTAAAGGAAAAGGGAAAGGTGAATTTTGGATAAATGTAGTTGAGAATAAAAATACAACTAAAATTCAATATAAAAAAGATGCAAAAAATTTATTAAGTGAGTCATTTGGACTTGACATCCCAGTAGGGGAGTGGATTTCACTGGGTGATGCAGGACAAGAGTATAAAATTGACAGTATAGAAATAGATCCTCCTTCAATTGAAGTTTTTGAAAATGAAGGAGAGCAAGTTTTGACCTATAAAGTACGTGTATGGACGGAAGGTAGAATGAACAAAATCGTACGTTACGGTTATGCGGAGATTACATTTAATATTAATGTAAATATTACGAAGATGGGTTCTGATAAGAGTGCAAATTATAAGGTGATTCTTAGTGGTAATGCATCACAGTCTCCACCTATAGTAGACAAGTGGATAATTGATTCAATTCCACAAACACAATAA
- a CDS encoding shikimate kinase, with amino-acid sequence MKNIVLTGFMATGKTTVGKKVATNMSFGFIDTDKMIEKMANMTVSDIFEKYGEDYFRRLEKAAVIKAARLKNFVIATGGGVVLNPSNIVQLRKNGVVICFVARPEIILRNIGKNKDRPLLMVDNPEEKIRQLLKEREPFYRFADYTIDVSDMTIDEVAEEVIKAYIRLKKG; translated from the coding sequence ATGAAAAATATCGTTTTAACAGGTTTCATGGCTACTGGCAAGACTACTGTTGGCAAAAAAGTAGCTACCAATATGTCCTTCGGTTTTATAGATACGGATAAAATGATTGAAAAAATGGCAAATATGACTGTTTCAGATATTTTTGAAAAATATGGAGAAGACTATTTTAGGAGATTGGAAAAAGCAGCGGTTATAAAAGCAGCTCGATTAAAAAATTTTGTGATTGCTACAGGAGGGGGTGTTGTATTAAACCCTTCAAATATTGTACAATTAAGAAAAAATGGTGTAGTCATTTGCTTTGTAGCCAGGCCAGAAATTATATTGAGGAATATAGGAAAGAATAAAGACAGGCCTCTTCTTATGGTGGATAATCCAGAAGAGAAAATAAGACAGCTTCTAAAAGAAAGAGAGCCTTTTTATAGGTTTGCCGACTATACTATTGATGTATCCGATATGACAATAGATGAAGTAGCAGAGGAAGTTATAAAGGCTTACATTAGACTTAAGAAAGGATGA
- a CDS encoding prepilin peptidase — MKILLYTLIFLFGTIIGSFLNVVIHRVPKKESIVYPPSHCPSCGHELNAVDLIPILSYILLKGRCRYCGEKISIRYPIVELLTGIVFLIIYYKFGLDFKAFSYMFLASILIAVSFIDIEHRIVPNKIILVGFIGGIIFRVLMYNYGFIDYIMGLVLGGGILLLISLISGGEMGGGDIKLMALIGFFIGWKLTILVLFLSVIIGALGGVILVALKIKGRKDYIPFAPYISIAWLISILYGYEMLNYYIKFIRG, encoded by the coding sequence ATGAAAATACTACTTTACACACTCATATTTTTATTTGGTACAATTATAGGAAGTTTTTTAAATGTGGTCATACACAGAGTACCTAAAAAAGAATCAATAGTCTATCCGCCTTCTCACTGCCCTAGTTGTGGTCATGAATTAAATGCTGTTGATTTAATACCTATATTGAGTTATATTTTACTTAAAGGAAGATGCAGGTATTGTGGAGAAAAGATTTCAATAAGGTACCCTATTGTGGAACTATTGACAGGAATTGTGTTTTTGATAATTTACTATAAATTCGGTTTAGATTTTAAAGCTTTTTCTTACATGTTTTTGGCTTCTATTTTGATAGCTGTAAGTTTTATTGATATAGAACACAGGATTGTGCCAAATAAAATCATTTTAGTAGGCTTTATAGGTGGAATAATATTTAGAGTTTTGATGTACAATTATGGCTTTATAGATTACATAATGGGATTGGTCTTGGGTGGGGGTATTCTCCTTCTCATCTCCTTAATTTCAGGAGGAGAGATGGGAGGAGGAGACATAAAACTTATGGCCTTAATTGGATTTTTTATAGGGTGGAAGCTTACAATTTTAGTACTTTTTCTTTCTGTAATCATTGGAGCATTGGGTGGCGTTATATTAGTAGCTTTGAAAATTAAAGGAAGAAAAGATTACATTCCTTTTGCACCCTACATTTCCATTGCATGGCTCATCTCGATTTTGTATGGCTATGAGATGTTAAATTATTATATAAAATTTATAAGAGGCTAA
- a CDS encoding type IV pilus twitching motility protein PilT — protein MDTKELLKLVVERKASDLHITVGVPPVLRINGYLEKLEGEPFTPGQTEEIVKDLLTSEQLKKLEQNGDIDLSYSVTGLGRFRINVYKQRGSYSLAIRSVALRIPTIEELGLPPILKDLALKARGLILVTGPTGSGKSTTLAAMVDWINSKRTCHILTLEDPIEYLHKHNKSIVNQREIGHDAASYASALRAALREDPDVILVGEMRDLETIQIAITAAETGHLVLSTLHTIGAVKTIDRIIDVFPPHQQQQIKIQLSNVLEGIISQQLIPKKDNSGRVVATEVMIATPAIRNLIREGKTFQIQSAVQTGSKFGMMTMDMSILHLLKRGVISLEDALTYCVDQENFSRMI, from the coding sequence ATGGATACAAAGGAACTTTTAAAATTAGTAGTTGAAAGAAAAGCTTCAGACTTGCATATAACGGTTGGAGTACCTCCAGTTCTTAGAATTAATGGCTATTTAGAAAAATTAGAAGGGGAACCTTTTACCCCTGGGCAGACTGAAGAAATAGTTAAGGATTTATTGACAAGTGAGCAATTGAAAAAGTTAGAACAAAATGGAGATATTGATTTGTCCTATTCAGTTACAGGATTAGGAAGGTTTAGAATAAATGTATACAAACAAAGGGGAAGTTATAGCCTTGCAATAAGGTCTGTAGCTTTGAGAATACCTACAATAGAGGAATTGGGACTTCCTCCAATACTTAAAGACTTAGCTTTAAAGGCAAGAGGGCTTATATTGGTAACAGGACCTACTGGCAGTGGTAAATCTACTACACTGGCTGCGATGGTGGATTGGATAAACTCTAAAAGGACTTGTCATATTCTCACATTGGAAGACCCTATAGAATATTTACATAAACACAACAAAAGCATAGTAAATCAAAGAGAGATTGGGCATGATGCGGCATCTTACGCTTCAGCTTTAAGGGCTGCTTTAAGGGAGGACCCGGATGTTATATTAGTGGGAGAGATGAGGGATTTAGAAACCATCCAAATTGCTATAACTGCTGCTGAGACAGGCCATCTTGTTTTGTCCACTCTTCACACAATAGGAGCCGTTAAGACGATCGATAGGATTATTGATGTTTTTCCTCCCCATCAGCAGCAGCAGATAAAAATTCAGCTTTCAAATGTTTTAGAGGGAATTATTTCTCAACAGCTTATACCTAAAAAGGACAACAGCGGCAGAGTAGTTGCGACAGAAGTGATGATTGCTACTCCTGCTATAAGAAATCTCATAAGAGAAGGGAAGACTTTCCAGATACAGTCGGCAGTTCAAACAGGTAGCAAGTTTGGAATGATGACAATGGATATGTCTATTTTACATCTGTTAAAAAGAGGAGTTATATCATTAGAGGATGCTTTGACATATTGCGTAGACCAAGAGAATTTTTCTCGCATGATATAG
- a CDS encoding type II secretion system F family protein — MPLYAYRARDMGGNLVTGTLEVDSKSQCIDILKQRNYYIIDIQEEIVKQDILDFSSFKKVKVKDIAVFCRQFATLINAGIPIVTSLVTMREQVENKRLKNALREVYEEVQKGRTLSDAMKRHSDVFPMLLYNMVEVGEVSGTLDKVMNEMAEHYEKENELNQKIKSALTYPVIVSIVAILVVIFLLTNVLPIFVGMFENAGVQLPLPTRILLAISGSISKYWYFYIGVILVISYSISSFLKTPQGRCIYDRMLLNMPIFAPLNKKILISRFTRTLGTLISAGVPLMKAMEVVEKVVGNTVVAEGLKKAQDDIKKGLPLSEPLKRIGIFPPMVIQMIGIGESSGSLDSILNKTADFYDGEVDTAVSQMTTLLEPLIIVMLATVVGFIVISIIMPLFELYNFIGQ; from the coding sequence ATGCCGTTGTATGCTTATAGGGCAAGGGATATGGGAGGAAATCTCGTTACAGGGACTTTGGAAGTTGACTCAAAATCTCAGTGTATTGACATTTTAAAACAGAGAAATTATTATATAATCGACATACAAGAAGAGATAGTCAAACAAGACATACTCGATTTTAGTTCTTTTAAAAAGGTCAAAGTAAAAGATATTGCGGTCTTCTGTCGGCAGTTTGCCACTCTGATAAATGCAGGGATTCCTATAGTGACCTCTTTGGTTACTATGAGAGAACAAGTGGAGAATAAAAGACTGAAAAATGCTTTGAGAGAGGTGTACGAAGAAGTTCAAAAAGGAAGGACTCTTTCTGATGCTATGAAAAGGCACAGTGATGTTTTTCCTATGCTTTTATATAATATGGTGGAAGTGGGGGAAGTAAGCGGTACTTTAGATAAAGTGATGAATGAAATGGCAGAACACTATGAAAAAGAGAATGAATTAAATCAGAAAATAAAGTCTGCCCTTACATATCCTGTAATTGTGTCAATCGTAGCGATTTTGGTGGTTATATTTCTCTTGACAAATGTTTTGCCTATTTTTGTGGGGATGTTTGAAAATGCAGGTGTACAGCTGCCACTGCCTACAAGGATTCTCCTCGCTATAAGCGGTTCTATATCTAAATATTGGTATTTTTACATAGGAGTAATTTTGGTGATTTCTTATTCGATTTCGAGTTTTTTAAAGACACCTCAAGGAAGGTGCATTTATGACAGAATGCTTTTAAACATGCCAATCTTTGCCCCTTTAAACAAAAAGATTTTAATTTCCAGGTTTACAAGGACTTTAGGAACATTGATAAGTGCTGGTGTACCGCTTATGAAGGCAATGGAAGTAGTAGAAAAAGTTGTGGGTAATACAGTAGTAGCAGAGGGACTTAAAAAAGCGCAAGACGATATAAAAAAAGGCTTACCCCTTTCAGAACCTCTAAAAAGAATTGGCATTTTCCCGCCAATGGTGATTCAGATGATAGGTATTGGTGAAAGTTCAGGTTCATTGGACAGCATATTAAATAAAACTGCTGATTTTTATGACGGAGAAGTGGATACAGCCGTGTCACAAATGACAACTCTATTAGAACCATTAATAATTGTTATGCTGGCAACAGTAGTGGGATTTATAGTTATCTCAATAATTATGCCACTCTTTGAATTATACAATTTTATAGGCCAGTGA
- a CDS encoding prepilin-type N-terminal cleavage/methylation domain-containing protein has protein sequence MKKEEGLTLIELVTVLAILSIIVLIVIPSTDFFDTTRSNIRLTLIAREVVNDLRYIQQKSIFEGEILRFESDDTKTRYYIKRKDDNENIKIKNLPEGIKISKKDGGKVEIYFNQMGTPIGACTITLKNDKGSEIYISVAVVTGRIMISGKNY, from the coding sequence ATGAAAAAGGAAGAAGGATTAACTTTAATAGAGCTGGTAACAGTTTTGGCTATCTTGTCCATTATAGTTCTTATAGTTATTCCTTCGACTGACTTTTTTGATACGACAAGGTCAAATATAAGGCTTACTCTTATTGCACGTGAGGTTGTAAATGACTTAAGGTACATACAGCAAAAAAGTATTTTTGAAGGAGAAATTTTACGTTTTGAAAGCGATGACACTAAGACGAGGTATTACATAAAGAGAAAAGATGACAATGAAAATATCAAGATAAAAAATTTACCTGAGGGAATTAAGATAAGTAAAAAAGATGGGGGAAAGGTAGAAATATACTTTAATCAGATGGGGACTCCTATTGGAGCATGTACAATAACTTTAAAAAATGATAAAGGAAGCGAGATTTACATAAGTGTGGCGGTAGTAACAGGGCGCATTATGATAAGTGGGAAGAACTATTAG